Within Quercus lobata isolate SW786 chromosome 5, ValleyOak3.0 Primary Assembly, whole genome shotgun sequence, the genomic segment AGAAAATAAGTAGTTAGATCATTTGTGTTATGTGCAAGAGAACCATATCATCAACCAGAAACTAGATTTTCCTATTACTCACCAACTGTGCTATAAGAAAAGCAACCATGAGCAAGAGACCAGGGCGTTCAACATAAGACCAGCTTCGAGACCGAGTAACAAAGATTAGTGCCTGACTTACAATACTCACTTGAAGATAGACAGCTGCTGTAAGCTCGAAATTGTTGTTCCTGATAGATCTTACACCAAACTTATCCTGCCAATTTATTTAGGTATAATTAAATTTGCAATTGGATTGATTTCACGAAGGGAACAATAGTGAGAAAATATTTCCGGAAGTCCAAGCAACTGCCATAAAATTTGTATTGTAATCAATTTATTAGCTGGGTTAATGATTTTCTTACTGAGAAGAAGTCAGTTTTGTGAGCAGCCCAGAAGAAAACAAGAGTCATAACAGCTAGATAGGTGCCGAGGACAATGCCAGTAGCAAAGATCTCTTTAAGCTTCCATGAGTCCGGAAGAGGAGAAGGCTTCACCCTGTCTTTTGAAATGGTCATAATAGTCCCATCATTGAGTATGGCAATTATCAGAACCATGAACggtgagaaatcaaatttccatATCAGCGCCAGTAGCATAAAACCCAGAACAATACGAATGGTTATGGAAACTGCATAGATGGTGTAGTTCTTCATTCTCTGGAAAATGGCTCTGCTAGTCAATACAGCACTAATAATTACACTCAATCCTGGCTCTGTCAGTACTATGTCTGATGCACCCCGGGCTGCATCTGTTGCATCAGCTACTGCAATTCCAATATCTGCCTTCTTTAGAGCTGGGGCATCATTCACACCATCTCCAGTCATCCCACATATATGCTTCTTCTCTTGCAGCCTCCtcacaatttcatatttatgCTCTGCAGGCTTCCAGTTAGTTAGTTCCATTTGAAAAATCTCACAATCATTCAACTAAACTTTGAATCATCCCAAAATGAAACATATACAAACattcaagaaataaaatctCACACTGATTTTccttgatttttgaattttctagaatTGTTTACATATTTTATCAACTCATTCCCAAAAATAGAATCTTGTACAGAATGGTTTAAAATGTTACAATGGCTAACAGTGAAAACCTCATAAATTTCATTCAATATAAAGCATTTAGTAAAATTACCCGGGAAGACACCAGCAAAACCATCAGCCTTCTCAATAAGCTCATCAACGGGAATGGTAGCAATGGACTCTTCCTTGTGCTCCCCTAGTAGGGTGGAAGAAGGATACATGTTTGTTCCCATGCCAAGCCTGCGACCAGTCTCCTTCCCAATGGCTAGCTGGTCACCAGTGATCATCTTAACATTGACACCGAGATTGAGGGCACGGCGAATTGTCTCTGCACTGTCATGCCTTGGAGGATCAAAAAGAGGCAATAGACCCACAAACTGCCATGGTCCTCCTGTGCTCTCTTTCGTTTTTTCTGGCACGGTCTGATAGTAATAGACAATGAATGACATATAAGTTTGGTTATCTGAACAGCTTTATCATCCAAGTAGAATTCTGaggaaaataaaacacaaactcACTTGTCTAGCAACAGCAAGAGAGCGAAGACCACGATCAGCAAACTTATCGATGATTGCATGAGCTCTCTGTCTTGCATCATCCCGGAGGTTGCATAGCTCTATGATCTGGTAGAGATTTCAAATACTTAGCTATAGagataacaagaaaaatagTTTGAAGAAggtaaaacaaaggaaaaaattcAGTAGTGTAATTCAGATAATCTATCACCTGCTCTGGTGCTCCTTTGCTAACTCGGTGCCAGTTGCCTTCAGAGTCTTTGTATGTTATCGCTGTACGCTTATCAACTGGGTTAAAGGGCAAGAAATGTACCTCAGTGATACCTTCTCTGGCCTGCCATGCAAAAAACGCAAAACAAGATatggttttttattattcaactaTAGAATGGTTTCCCAATGCTTAAAATGCTCTGTGAAAAAACTGCCCTAGTTAACATAAAGCTGGTTCAAAACTGTCCAACAAAGTGCATTGGAACTAACCTTCTTATCTATACTAAGGAAAgaaattaattgaaaaacactcccaataatCCACTGTTAAATTTTGAGTACATTATCATTTAGCAATGCATATTAACGATTTAAAAATACTCCAAAATCTTCCCAGTTCTTTGTATTTCTACAACAGTTTTGCATTAAATGTTAACCTAGAGGCTCCATCTGGATTGACAAGGAAaccaatatatatttatgtggcaTCTTATCTATATTTGATaggtaaatttatttatttaaaatgattCTAATACACCAGAACCATACTAGAGTTATCCCTTGATGCATCTTATCCTAAGCACTTTCAATCATTTTCCTTTCCTTAgctccaccccccccccccccccactctTCTTTTGAAAGATGAGTGTCTGCATTCCCTTCCATACCAACAATCCAaacagaaattattttttcctatgATAATCTAAAATATATTTAGGTTTGGTGCTAATAAGAAACAGCTTACAAATCCCTTGAATGTTCAAAAGACATCAAACCAACCAGCTTGTCAAGGAATTTTTTAACAGAAAGCATGGTGCTACATTGTATGTGGGGTGGGGGGGATTATAATGACAGCAAGATCTTAAAGCCTGGGCAGATCCCACAGCCATAGAAAAGAACATGACTTTCAAACAAAATGAATAAGGGAAATATCACATAGATTAAATTTTCCTTGTATACATACCTCCTTGGGGTCACCCAACATACCAACAATACAAGCATCAATAGCATCCTGATTCTCAACCCTAGAAGCCCTAGCCCCAAGTAAAATCAAAGTGTCCTGGTTCACATCCTTCACAAATACCTGTTAATTAACCAAATGCTTCCATGATTAATGAATCACTGAGTATCAAAATTgttgattttctcaaaaataagaTCACAGTCCAAGTTCTTATGTAAGTCCTTTTTGTTTTAACTCATCTATTTTTAGTGTTATGTTAGATACAAACTCATCTATAATTCAATCACAAACCTCAACCATGGACCTGTCAACTGTAAGCTTGTTGAGAGTAAGAGTCCCAGTCTTGTCACTACATAGGACGTCCATTCCAGCCATCTCTTCAATGGCTGTCATCCTCTTGGTGATAGCCCCTTGTTGTGACAGCCTGTGGGAACCAATAGCCATTGTCACAGATAATACAGTTGGCATTGCTATTGGGATACCTCCAATGAGAAGTACCAAGAGATTGTCAATCCCATCCCTGTATGCACGGTGCTGAATTGGGTACATTACAATTAGCTCCACTGCCATCCCCACAGCAATCGAGCATATGCAGAAGTTTCCAATTGCAGTCAAAACCTGATCAAACAATCACCATCCAGTGCACATTagtgaaaacaaataaaacatttaattgGAAGGTCTAATCGTTCAAACTTAATGCCATCAATGTAGAACTGATTTCAGTACATAGAAACATTTGTCAActtcattgaaaattttagaagcCTGAACTTTACCAAATTCTGTATAGCAATATTCCAACATAATAAGGTTTTCAGTAATTATTTAGTAAGCTCATTAATTATAAGGAAATTATATCACAATTTCATAAAGTATCCCCCCTCCCTACCCTCTCATTCGTGAGTCTTTCTCAGATTCTTTCACTATATTTTGCACTTGGCTTAGAGATGATACCTTTTGGAAGTGTCCTACTTGGTTAGTGCTGTCAACCAAGTGAGCAGCCTTGCCGAAGAAAGTGTGCACACCAGTGGCAATCACAATAGCCTCAATCTCACCTTGCTTGACAGTGGACCCAGAGAAGACTTCAACACCCGGATGTTTTGTAACTGGCAAAGACTCACCGGTTAGGGAAGACTGGTCAATCTTAAGCGGGTCTCCCTCCAAGAGACGAGCATCAGCTGGGATGATATCTCCTAACTTGACACTAATCACATCTCCTGGTACCAAGATTGCAGCATCTTGCTCTGTCCATCTTCCATCTCTCAGAACCTACAAGCAATCAAGCAAGCATATGAATTTACTACTTCACACAAGCAGAGTGTATTTCTTATGGATATTATTGTAGCCACATTATCATGTACAATTACCTTGGTTTTTGGTGCAAGACCTGCCATAAGTGCTGCTGCAGCATTGCCTGCATTGTTTTCTTCTATGAAGCTTATGGTGGAGTTAATAATAAGCAATGCCACTATCCCCACAAAATCCTGCCAGTCTGGTGGGCGCCCCTGCATTAGatcattaaaaaatgaaaaaaagaaaaatgtttacaTATGATACAGAGAATTTGTTATTATATGagtgtgagatagagagagagaaagttgtTACCCCTCCATTTGCCAAAGCTATGGCCATGATAGCAGCAGCCTCCATCACCCATGATAGAGGATTCCACATAAAACCCAAGAATTTCAGAAACTTATTTTCCTGTTTCAGGATTATTTTTAACAGATCAGTCTATTATTGCCTTAAAAACTAGATGTGAATAGAAGAAAATATACACAAAAGTAACATTAACAttgccttcttttcttctagcTTGTTTTGGCCAAAGATTTGGATCCTCTTTTGGCCTTCCTCGGTTGACAAACCCGCTCTTGTGCATTGCAACTGTTCAAATACTTCCTGAATTGGTATGCGCTCCTGTATGTATACACATAACATCATGAATAATTCAATAACTTAGCACcttcaattttcaaattcagaagaatattttagttaatttttttttttccccagttGCTAAAATGAGactttaaaagttaaaaccattCCTTCTGATTAAAGTCCATTTcaacaaatcaaaaaatatgATACAATTATCTAATCCATATATGCACCTTAATGGgggaaaaaataatactaaaactGGCCATAATAggtagaattatttttttacattgttCCGTGTACTGAGTAACAGTGAAGTGATTTAAgattttgatttgttcaattttcacacattttctcAACCAACAAACAGAGACCAAAAATGTCAATGACTAACACAGAAACAGCTTCTGTGTGCACATCAACTTTTTTAGAGTTCTGATTcttaacaaaaatacaaacttttaGGGTTCTgcgttattatttatttttttattattattattattattgcaataaaataaacaacataTTGACCTTATCTTATTAAAAGACATTAGACATCTAGAACAATTATTGAGTACTCCAAAGAGTGACTCAATGTGTTCTCCGCTCACATAACTGTATAtctcattaattaaatatataatagaaCCACCATTCATGCGTTTATGTTTGTCGTACAAACAAAAGGAatcttaaaatgatttattatattCCTGCTTCAAGCACAGTGCACTAACAAAGACATATCAATACCAAAACCACAAAAAGGAGACGCAGAAAACactttttaagaacaaaaaaacaGATTTCACAAAAACACTTTTCTCATCAAGcacattaacccaaaaaaaaaaaaaaaaaaaaaacattgtgtgacaaaacaaaaaccaaaaaaaaaaaaatatatatatatatatatataataccaaaaacacaaaaaggaGACGCAGAAAACactttttaagaacaaaaaaacagattttataaAAACACTTTTCTCATCAAAcacattaaccaaaaaaaaaaaattgtgtgacaaaacaaaaacaaaaaatatatatataataccaaaaacacaaaaaggaGACGCAGAAAACactttttaagaacaaaaaaacagattttacaAAAACACTTTTCTCATCAAAcacattaaccaaaaaaaaaaaaaacattgtgtgacaaaataaaaacaaaaaatatatatataatgaaatctacaaaaaagaaagaataaaaacatacaaGATCTACGCTCTCCTTCTTTATCTCTTCCAAGCTTAAGCCTTTGTTCTCAGCCATTTTGTTTTTTCCGTAAGCTTTCTCACACTCAAAGGAAACCTATATGAATGATGAATGATAATGAATccttctctctcacacactcaCACTCTGCGGGGGCCACTAGTTCGTTGCGGAAAATAGAAAGAGGAtccctatatatttttttctcaacaaaCAAGAGTAATGTTATATAAACACTACATATATTTTATCACAAATTTCACACACATTTAGTTGGCATGCTACAacttataaacttttttttttttccctttgacaGAGTTTGAGTTTGAATAGGTGAGTAATTATTATTAAGGATAAACTTAAACACAGTAACTTATGCGCATTTATTAAGTTCTCTAATACTTACAatgttatcaaataaaaaaaaaaaaaaaggtttcctAATATTTAGTAGAGTATTTGAATTCAATCAGGAAACCTAATGCAATGTATTTAAGGTTTACCCTATTAGCAATTactaattaatataataataataataataataattaattgaattattaagattaaaaagaaataataaagagagTAGTGAGCAGTGAGGTGAGGTGTTTAATTAAGAAAGTTTAGAGGTGATATGAGAGAATTAAGGAGCGAGAGTGTTGGTGGTCCCTTTGGCCCAGGTCATCCGCCTTAGAATTCCATTTTGCTATgctcaccctcaccctcaccctccAATACAGTTCTCACAGAATCTCACTCTTCCTTCTGCTGTGGTGTGTTGCTGTGAGTGTGGCCACGTGGAAAGTGTTAGAAGactataataatatatatattatttagatTTATGTGTTGTTCTTTAAGTTCTCCTCTTAAAGTTCGGTCATGTggctatttaattaaaaaaatatacttttatcttatgaaaaaaaattcacatgacaCTTAAATATTATACATAAATCTTactcatatattattatttgtatgtATAGACTATAGTGGAACAGATTAGTCATTAAGGTGGTTTAtacatttcttttcctttttcttttttaatccgtagttccaacttttttttccccctataaAAAGTcctcgaatttttttttttttttaatacttttccTACTACGACATTAGCCATTAGGGtcatgatttattattttataccaAATTGTTGTTGAGGGCGAAAAATAAAAGTACGGATTGAGTTACAccaaattttgttattattattcttatctGTATAgcttgtacttttttttttttttttcgataggATATATAGCTTGTACTTCTCACATCACATCAATACGATAATTATACGCTACATtgaatccaaatccaaaaagtACTTCAAGAACTCATCAAAAAAAAGTACTTCTAGAACATTGATTGTAGTTGCGGCAAAGTGAATGGGTCACATAATAGTCACATAGTAAACGTAAACCACGTGGCATAAAATTGTGTTTGtcacattttcacaataatgtAAGTCAtctgaaattatatatattttttccaataGGTGTACTAGTTTACTCCAGGAATTCTAATTTAATGAGAGTTGATCCACTAATTTTTTGCattgtattaattaaataatttaattgttaGTATTCACATTCAAGacttccctcaaaaaaaaaaaaaattcaagctaAAAATTTAGTGTTGGGATGATAGGCCCAGTAATATATATAAGGCCGAGAGCCTAGTCCGAGGACAGTTAAGTGCTATCATAGAAGTCCGCATTAGTGAATAAAGAGATGGGGTTTGGTCATAAGAGTCCAAGAAGGTGGTTTGAGGAGAATTGCCACCTTGGCTAAGCAAAGCAAAGGTCCGAAGATATGGTTTGCCATCCAGGACAACGTTCCAGGAGATTCTGTTGATAAGGATACTCATCATGAAGGTACAGGACAAAGGAGAactatgaaatatctaaaagAAAGATGCTATCactgcattgaatgctctgtagctaatTCTTTAACCGCATTAATGAgaaagtgatacctgaacagtagttTTCAGCCTTACAATTGCTCCCAAAGATTTCAGGCtgttgatgggacaaggatcaatGCTAGTAATCTGATCTACACGTGGAAAGTGGagatgaaataagaaaaaggtataaaagagaaagaataccCTAAGGAAGAGGGGgaagaatgaagagaaaaatattatagcaaCAAGAACGATGTTTGTAATCATATTCAAGGGATATATACAAAAACTGATCTTCTCAGATTGTGCCAAGGACGATTCTCtttgaattaaattattttatctttgcTTCTTGGTCATTTGGGCCAACTATAGCTGCTGCATGATTCATTAAGGCCTAGTTTTTAAactcattttctataaattcattgtattgggctctttgggcctaatTCTTTGAACCCTTTGGGCCGAGGAACCAAATCTtgcccttacaattggcgccgtttgtgagAAATTCTTGTACTTTAATGAGTCTAGCACTTAGTTATGGTAGGTTTGGGGCTAGATAGGGAGGAATCTATGGGGTCCCAATGTCAAGATCACTTTCTCAATCTTGAGCGAAGGAGGGACCGGAAGGTTAGTGTGCATACTACCCATACTGGTAGGAGTTAATCTCGAAGTGGGAGTCACGTTTCTCATAAGAAGATACCAAAGCCATGCAGCTTGAGATTGTGCGTTTGCGAAGGAGGTTGCGCTGCGAACGATGGAGAAGAACTTTTTCAAATTCTAACGTTTCTTTCAGATGATGATAGAGATGGCAGTTATAGACCCAGGTCAAGGACTCCTCCCAGTGAGTCTTTCTCGTGTGATGAATACTACCATCATAAGTGCAAAAATAGGAGCTCATCTTGCAAAGGCCTGAGAAACCACGTTATGAGCAGAGCATTAAACTAGATTTCTAAATCACCTTTCACATGCTGAATTGAAGGAGGAAGACTCCCTCGGCAGTTCACTCAACCAACATTCACCATGTACAATGATAGAACAAACCCTATAGAGCATGTAAGCTACTTCAACCAGAGAATGGATGTGCATTCCAAGAATGatgccttgatgtgcaaggtattcccatccaacttggggcctgtggcaatgaggtggtttgatgACCTGGGAGCAGGTTCTATTGATTTATTTAAGGAACTCACCTGGGCATTTGGATCTCACTTTATCACGTACAGTAGGGTTCATCAGCTCTTAGGCTCCTTATTGTCTATGACCATGTGAGAAGGGGAGACCCTGAAAACATATTCAGACAGATACTaggagatgttcaatgagatagatggGGACTTTGATGATGTGGCCATAAGGACTTTTAAGGTCGGCCTACCTGccgagcatgatttgagaaagCCATTGACCAAGAAACCTGTAAGGAGTGTGCGTCAGCTCATGGACTGTATTGATGAATATAAATGGGTCAAGGAAGACCAGCAACaggggaaggagaaggttaaggttatccctcaggatAAGAGGGATTTTAGGTCGGACAGGTATAACAATTATTGGCCCCGCAGAGTTTTTGCTAGGCAATCTAGACCTACTGCTACTCAAGTGGTCAGCACGGTGTTCTGAGAGCAGCGCAtaaagttttagaaaaaaatcaagaatgagcCATACTTTAAATGGCCATATATGATAGAAGGAAATCCTATGAATCGTAATCAAAACATTCATTGCTAGTACCACCAGGAGCAAAGGCATACTATGGAAGATTGCAGAACCTTGTGGAATCATCTAGAATAGCTGGTTAGAGAAAGGAGGCTAAAGTAATTTTAATTCAACCTAGTGGGCAAGGGGGCCAGTCGGGATTGGGACCTCGAagagatgcttcttcaagaGCCCCTTTAGGCATAATTAATGTTATTCTCGCTGCTCTAAGGAGGACTGGCTCTCATCTCTCTAGCATAATATTTGTAGCTCGGCCACCTACCGAGGACTCCAACTCTGGCTAAGGTAGAGGTCTGACTAACGTTGAGTTTTTCAGATGAGGACAAGGTTGGCACCATGCAACCATGAACGGTGCAAAATTGCAAGTGCACAGTATTGTAGTTATATAGTAAAGTGATGAGAAGAGTATCATTCTCAGGGATTGGTAACTTACTTTtaacaaataccaaaattatgctaatctcgattttatctagagaagtcactaaggtttttt encodes:
- the LOC115992227 gene encoding ATPase 9, plasma membrane-type, with the translated sequence MAENKGLSLEEIKKESVDLERIPIQEVFEQLQCTRAGLSTEEGQKRIQIFGQNKLEEKKENKFLKFLGFMWNPLSWVMEAAAIMAIALANGGGRPPDWQDFVGIVALLIINSTISFIEENNAGNAAAALMAGLAPKTKVLRDGRWTEQDAAILVPGDVISVKLGDIIPADARLLEGDPLKIDQSSLTGESLPVTKHPGVEVFSGSTVKQGEIEAIVIATGVHTFFGKAAHLVDSTNQVGHFQKVLTAIGNFCICSIAVGMAVELIVMYPIQHRAYRDGIDNLLVLLIGGIPIAMPTVLSVTMAIGSHRLSQQGAITKRMTAIEEMAGMDVLCSDKTGTLTLNKLTVDRSMVEVFVKDVNQDTLILLGARASRVENQDAIDACIVGMLGDPKEAREGITEVHFLPFNPVDKRTAITYKDSEGNWHRVSKGAPEQIIELCNLRDDARQRAHAIIDKFADRGLRSLAVARQTVPEKTKESTGGPWQFVGLLPLFDPPRHDSAETIRRALNLGVNVKMITGDQLAIGKETGRRLGMGTNMYPSSTLLGEHKEESIATIPVDELIEKADGFAGVFPEHKYEIVRRLQEKKHICGMTGDGVNDAPALKKADIGIAVADATDAARGASDIVLTEPGLSVIISAVLTSRAIFQRMKNYTIYAVSITIRIVLGFMLLALIWKFDFSPFMVLIIAILNDGTIMTISKDRVKPSPLPDSWKLKEIFATGIVLGTYLAVMTLVFFWAAHKTDFFSDKFGVRSIRNNNFELTAAVYLQVSIVSQALIFVTRSRSWSYVERPGLLLMVAFLIAQLVATIIAVYGNWGFARMRGIGWGWAGVIWLYSIIFYIPLDILKFMIRYALSGKAWNNLLQNKTAFTTKKDYGRGEREAQWAAAQRTLHGLQPPESSELFNDKNSHRELSEIAEQAKRRAEVARLRELHTLKGHVESVVKLKGLDIETIQQHYTV